taacctctCAGACAAAAGTGACGCGCAGCTTTCTTATCACACCTGCGACACcagtgggactttttttttttgtctcgggGATCCCTAAGCCCCAATGACACGCATCTGTGCGTCAGTTGGCGACTGCATCCATTCCACACCCGACGCAGAATAAAACAAGACAGGCTGAGCTGTAACTGATGACTGGGACTATGTATGGGGGTCCGGGCGCTGTTCTGTCATGTGATGTCAAATTGTCTTTCCCTACTCAAATGCATGGCATTACCTTTAATTTcatccagccccccccccccccccccatagaaacaacaaaaattGTTGTCATGTCTATTTTAATGAGGAATTATAGCACTCTAGAATATTGTTGGCTGTTTTCTATCAAATGTATGTAGTACAGAAATAAAATAGACGTTTATGGCGCATTTTTCTTCAATCGACAAGCTGTTGTGTTGCTGCCCGTTTTGACTTCCTGTACATGGTCGCGTGTACACTACAAACAGTCTCAGCTCCTTGTAGAGGATCAAGAATATATTCTTGTAAGTGCTGTTATGGTGGGGTCTCAGTGCGTTCCGGTCATGGAAATGCCTGCGGGTTCTGACAGCAGACACTGGTTCTGCTGGCTCGAGCACCGTTTCTTGGCATCAATGAGGAGCAGATGACACCGGGAGTGAtagttgatgatgtcacagacgGAGGGGAaggactacacacacacacacacacacacacacacacacacacacacacacacacacacacacacacacacacacaggcgtcACTTTGAGTCACAATTCACAAAGTATGAAAACTGCGTGAAATTGGCTTCACCTCCTGGGCCTTGAGGCCAGTTCCGAGCTGgaattgattgttctggtggCGGATCTGTATATTGAACACTTTGTTGTGGTGAAGCACCATGAGTGTGTATGGCTGGTTGCTCTTCTGGTGTGAGCTGTCCCGCACGAGGTACGCTCCGTCCTGCGTGCACGCGCACATGCAAGCAAGTGCACGTGAATCTCGGTTGGCTCGAGAAATCTTTTTTGTCTTCAGTATTATTTGGCTTAAGTATGGCTATTGTGGGCGTGCGTTACCTTGCCGACTTGCTTCAAATAGCCTTCAGCTTGACTCCTGGTCACTTTACCAACATACCAGCAAGGGTCCATTCCCTATGCGTACATGCACAGAGTTGATTTGTTTCTTGTGATTGAACTATTGCCATGACCAAAACGTTCCTGATATAGATGATTGTGTAATCTGAAGCGTTACCTGTTTAGCTTTTTGCGGTGGAGCATGAAAGAGCTCTGAGGCAACAAAGTTGCTCCTGTTATCTGCATGggccacgcacacacattcagcCAAAGATTAATCAGTCAACGCAGTCTTTACTTATGCGGAAAATACTAATTGCTAGGGGTgcaacgattcatcgatacacatcgattaatcgatataatgctctacgatttattggcatcgatgctaaacgtaaacatcgatttatatcgccgtgtttgacctcggacattagacgcgactttattttgaaatccagttcattgttgcttgcttcctctttccgggagcagtgcgcgtggcgttgttgtgttgtgagcagagcaggcacgtgaaaggggagtcgacaactagtacgcggctcctgggctggtgctatggctagtgtccaaaaagacgaggaaatttgctcccctttaggcttcaagtcattcgtttggaagcactttggattccaaagaaaagatggctcaacggaaaaGACACGTGctgtttgtaaatcctgccatgcggtgatcaaatattcagggagcacaaatctcgccgcacatttaaagaaaaaacacaacatcaaagttcagtgttaaaataagcactttgtttgtatactacaatactcttgtaatttcctaaataaagagtttgtagtaccttgttgattttgcgtatgaattgttataaatcaggatattgttctatattttttattaaaaaaaatatatatatcgatcgtagagcactatatcgtgatatatcgtcaatgaatcgcagcaggctttaagatatcggcaaatatcgtatcgtagttctttgtttcgatatgatattgtatcgtgacaaaacctgcgatttacacccctactaattgCCCGTGATAAAATGTCACACTAGGGAATGGTGCCCTCTAGTTGTCGTCCCAGCAAACGCGCAAAAAAGTGAAATGCCATTTTCTTGAGTAAATATCTTATTACGTCACAGTGTTTTCTTACCTGGATAAACGTTATGAGAGACTAAGCCAACAGAAGTGACACCAAAAGGCAAACTGTAAGATGACAAAAACGAAAAGGCACTTTGTTTAACATCAAACCAAGGCAAGTGTGCCCTGAACACCGTCCCGCTCGTATGACGGTGTGCAGACTTGTGCAATCCCATGAGTTTACATCTTTGTTTCAAAACTTAAACGAGTTCATTGGGTCTCAAGAAACCCAGTGTTTGAAAAGGGTTGTGTCGACTTTTCATAGAAGTGACTTTCTACCTGTCTCCAAGGCGGCCAGGAGGTGCCGGGCGGGGCGCCAGATTTTTATGGAGGGGAAATGTGTTGCGTTTAGCCACTGAAAAGAAGAGAATGCTTTTAGTCTCGTCATCATGCTCATAAAGCCCCAATCTTGATCAGATAGACGGAAGGTTTCTCACCATCACCGTGTGCTTGCTACAAGGACAACAGAAGACAAAAGAATGCTCACAAAGCACCCGATTGTGTTACCTTGTCAAAACCGCACTTACCTCTCTCGTTCCGTCCAACCTGTAACACCCAAAAAATGCTATTGTCATTTGACAGTGGACTCTTTTGGGCTGAGCAGAAGGCGGCCAGGCCACCTGCTGGGAGGAGGAGGCCCAACGGAGGAGTCATCGCTCCTGCTGATGGAGGCCAAGCCAAATGGGAGAGCTTTGGACCTGGCGGGGGTATCCAGGACGTCCGCCTGAGGCCTGAAGACAAGTACGCTCGTCAACACAAAGTCACCAGGTAAGCCGTCACCAGGTGAGCCGCCCGTCAGACGTTTCCAACCAACGACTCAACTCGCCAGCCGCACCCGTCACATCTGAACTTGCTGTTTTCAGGTGTGTCTGTTACCTTTGGGAGTGGAGTGGCAGCTGTAACATACACATAGAGATTTTAAGAAAGGACCACAAAAGCGTCAACTGCTGCAAATGAAATGATCCCCATGTCCAAACTGCAAACGTTGCTTTGCGTCGGTTTCATCTAGGCTGCGACATTCGTCGCTTATTTCGCTTGTGTGTCACACGCACCCTCTTCTCTTCTGCGTTGGGACCTAGAGACAAATGGGGAGCTTCACTATTTGAAAGTTGTCTTCAAGAGCTTGTTGTTTCCCAATACCTCTGAAGGGAGACAAGTTTCGGCCCGGTTTGTTGCTGCGGAAGATCTGCGGTGGCCCTGCGAGCGCTAGACACAGAGCACGGATTTGTGAGATTGGAAGGGATGCCGCTTGTGGTTACTCACATTTTccaggcggcggcggtggcagcgGCACCGCTTGTCCACCACACCGCGGCAAGTGATCTCGGCCCAATGACAGCTCTCCCGGCTGCAGAATCGAAATTGCTTTTATGACACGGTAGCCACCACTGGGATGCTAACTGCTAAATTCTCCCAAGGCTGAAAGCGACTGCTGAGTTTTTGAGACGTCTCACCGAGCGGGGCGACGGAGGTGGACGCAAAGAGACCGGCAGACCCAGACCGACTGCTGGCAGCGGACTTCTGGAGGACACCTGTTTATCTGAAGGGAGGGAGGTGAGCTAACACAAATAGTACATTCGTCCGAGCCACCCTAACACGCAGCTCAGAAATCTTCCTCTGAAGCATTGTTTCAATGATTTTGGGGCCAAACCAGCGACGAGCGTCCTACCGATGTACTGGCCTTCTGCGAGGGGAGCGAAGGTCCTGCAAGCGGGCTCCTCCCGGGGTTCCGCGGGAGGAGGTTCATAATTGCCGGCCGCGTCATCGCTCGCTGCATCCTCATCGCTGCCGTTTGGATACTCGTACTCGGCGTCTTCATCATCCTGAAGGCGCATTTGGAGCCGCGTACATACGTTCAAATATGTTTTGAGTGGACTTGCCGTCCATTTTTCAGGCAACTGAGTATCGGACTCACAAACTCATCATCGTCCCAACCCTCAACATCGGGAGCTGTTGGAAAACAAGTGGCGGGACTTTAAAACTCGAGATGAGGACATTCAGCAAACAGTTAAAATGTCAttcattttagaaaaaaacacacagaccgGCAAGATTCTAAATGGTGTTCTCATTGTTATTCAATGACTTGTTTGAAAATGCTTCTTACCGGAGGAGACGGTCAGAGGCAGCGAGCCCACACTAGTGGAGCCAGAAGGCAAACTgtcaaataacaaaaagaaCCCACTCGTCTTCATTGGCTTTAATCTCAAGCTGGCGGCGGCGTCACATGAATTTCTACCTGTCCCTGTGGTAGCCTGTGGGATTGGGGCGGGGCAGCGGACTGTTACGGAAGACGGGGAAAGACTTGAGTCTAGCTGCTGCGAGAGAATAGTCAGCTTTTAGGATTGGGTCCAAATGGTCCGGCTCTCCAACTGAGCCTTTCTCACCATTGGCGTGTGCATGCTAGAAGGAGACAAGAGGGGAATAAGTGAGATGCTTGTGGCGCGCACGCTGCGCGCCAACATTGAACTCACCTCCCTGGCGCCATCAGCCCTGCAACGACAAATCGCCCAAAGGTCATGAGATGTTCACCCAGCAAATTAGCCATTTGGGGCGAACAAATGACCTACCTGCCGGAAGGAGGGGGCTTGACGGGAAACTTGGCAGAGGCCGCGGAGGAAGGAAGCAGTGCCAGAGGTGGAGGCCTGCCAAGGGGCAAACCCAAGAAAATGCTAATCGTTCAGGGCGGCGCAGCGCTTTATTTGCTCGCTTACCTTTGGGAGGGGACGCCCGGCTG
The Syngnathus typhle isolate RoL2023-S1 ecotype Sweden linkage group LG15, RoL_Styp_1.0, whole genome shotgun sequence DNA segment above includes these coding regions:
- the lcp2a gene encoding lymphocyte cytosolic protein 2a isoform X2, translating into MNCSRAPSRSEVEDWSPQQLADYLRKMNLSDCDRTVLKNSINGMRFVNLSENDLQKFPKLHTPIISKLSADIGKKEEKRGPFGKRPVMPKCLEPVCDVEGSSNDLSDVDGNDYESPNGEDSGHSDYEQPDDNAVAAEAGHYGLPTPEAAEKLARMHRGAVRDTEYIGGRDNRASSRGASPAVCPRPPATSRPALSPRVPVESSQDHSPHPPQRASEKLFPGPPQIFRSNKPGRSSSSVGGPGVAERPGVPSQRPPPLALLPSSAASAKFPVKPPPSGRADGAREHAHANARLKSFPVFRNSPLPRPNPTGYHRDSLPSGSTSVGSLPLTVSSAPDVEGWDDDEFDDEDAEYEYPNGSDEDAASDDAAGNYEPPPAEPREEPACRTFAPLAEGQYIDKQVSSRSPLPAVGLGLPVSLRPPPSPRSPGELSLGRDHLPRCGGQAVPLPPPPPGKSLAGPPQIFRSNKPGRNLSPFRGPNAEEKRLPLHSQRPQADVLDTPARSKALPFGLASISRSDDSSVGPPPPSRLDGTREQAHGDVAKRNTFPLHKNLAPRPAPPGRLGDSLPFGVTSVGLVSHNVYPDNRSNFVASELFHAPPQKAKQGMDPCWYVGKVTRSQAEGYLKQVGKDGAYLVRDSSHQKSNQPYTLMVLHHNKVFNIQIRHQNNQFQLGTGLKAQESFPSVCDIINYHSRCHLLLIDAKKRCSSQQNQCLLSEPAGISMTGTH
- the lcp2a gene encoding lymphocyte cytosolic protein 2a isoform X1, giving the protein MNCSRAPSRSEVEDWSPQQLADYLRKMNLSDCDRTVLKNSINGMRFVNLSENDLQKFPKLHTPIISKLSADIGKKEEKRGPFGKRPVMPKCLEPVCDVEGSSNDLSDVDGNDYESPNGEDSGHSDYEQPDDNAVAAEAGHYGLPTPEAAEKLARMHRGAVRDTEYIGGRDNRASSRGASPAVCPRPPATSRPALSPRVPVESSQDHSPHPPQRASEKLFPGPPQIFRSNKPGRSSSSVGGPGVAERPGVPSQRPPPLALLPSSAASAKFPVKPPPSGRADGAREHAHANAARLKSFPVFRNSPLPRPNPTGYHRDSLPSGSTSVGSLPLTVSSAPDVEGWDDDEFDDEDAEYEYPNGSDEDAASDDAAGNYEPPPAEPREEPACRTFAPLAEGQYIDKQVSSRSPLPAVGLGLPVSLRPPPSPRSPGELSLGRDHLPRCGGQAVPLPPPPPGKSLAGPPQIFRSNKPGRNLSPFRGPNAEEKRLPLHSQRPQADVLDTPARSKALPFGLASISRSDDSSVGPPPPSRLDGTREQAHGDVAKRNTFPLHKNLAPRPAPPGRLGDSLPFGVTSVGLVSHNVYPDNRSNFVASELFHAPPQKAKQGMDPCWYVGKVTRSQAEGYLKQVGKDGAYLVRDSSHQKSNQPYTLMVLHHNKVFNIQIRHQNNQFQLGTGLKAQESFPSVCDIINYHSRCHLLLIDAKKRCSSQQNQCLLSEPAGISMTGTH